In Populus nigra chromosome 10, ddPopNigr1.1, whole genome shotgun sequence, the following proteins share a genomic window:
- the LOC133705059 gene encoding uncharacterized protein LOC133705059 isoform X2, with translation MDVGLSILMGLQATALFLIFVSLQNLDFTLLSLPFLYASLVSLLVSLASHPSINIPTLLRKKQDGTFPIWSLIIFSPYLYFVRIFSFLRRFTSGEEPYNEICEGVYIGGWPYSVDKLPPGNPAIIDCTCEFPRKEEFKGRSYLCLPTWDTRAPQPGEIESAVEWASRKRAQNVPVFIHCAYGHGRSVAVMCALLVALGVVEDWKKAELFIRERRPYISMNSVQYKALEEWSKHRLSTTSIDEVNSSSAVPSTSSGRSRADRPKNRSG, from the exons ATGGATGTAGGCTTATCAATCTTGATGGGGTTACAAGCAACAGCGCTGTTCCTCATCTTTGTATCTCTCCAAAATCTTGATTTCACTTTATTATCATTACCATTCTTGTATGCCTCGTTAGTATCCTTACTTGTATCACTGGCTTCTCATCCATCAATCAATATCCCTACGCTTTTACGCAAAAAACAAGATGGGACTTTTCCTATTTGGtctcttataatttttagtCCATACCTATATTTTGTTAGAATCTTTTCATTTCTACGCAGGTTTACTAGTGGGGAGGAGCCTTATAATGAGATTTGTGAGGGTGTTTATATTGGTGGGTGGCCTTATTCCGTTGATAAATTGCCACCTGGTAATCCTGCTATTATAGATTGTACTTGTGAGTTTCCTAGAAAAGAGGAGTTCAAAGGGCGTTCTTATTTGTGTCTTCCAACTTGGGATACAAGGGCACCTCAGCCTGGAGAGATTGAATCTGCTGTCGAGTGGGCTAGCAGGAAAAGAGCTCAGAATGTGCCTGTTTTCATTCACTGTGCTTATG GTCATGGTAGAAGTGTCGCTGTAATGTGCGCACTGTTGGTGGCTCTAGGAGTGGTGGAAGATTGGAAAAAGGCTGAGCTATTCATAAGAGAAAGACGGCCTTATATTTCAATGAACTCCGTCCAATACAAGGCCTTGGAAGAATGGTCAAAGCACCGTTTATCTACTACTAGCATAGATGAAGTGAACTCAAGTTCTGCAGTCCCATCAACTTCTTCTGGACGCTCTCGAGCTGATAGGCCAAAAAACAGAAGTGGTTAG
- the LOC133705059 gene encoding uncharacterized protein LOC133705059 isoform X1: MDVGLSILMGLQATALFLIFVSLQNLDFTLLSLPFLYASLVSLLVSLASHPSINIPTLLRKKQDGTFPIWSLIIFSPYLYFVRIFSFLRRFTSGEEPYNEICEGVYIGGWPYSVDKLPPGNPAIIDCTCEFPRKEEFKGRSYLCLPTWDTRAPQPGEIESAVEWASRKRAQNVPVFIHCAYGRQFFHVIVILYLQLVLSWYRRSAVKCQNSGHGRSVAVMCALLVALGVVEDWKKAELFIRERRPYISMNSVQYKALEEWSKHRLSTTSIDEVNSSSAVPSTSSGRSRADRPKNRSG, translated from the exons ATGGATGTAGGCTTATCAATCTTGATGGGGTTACAAGCAACAGCGCTGTTCCTCATCTTTGTATCTCTCCAAAATCTTGATTTCACTTTATTATCATTACCATTCTTGTATGCCTCGTTAGTATCCTTACTTGTATCACTGGCTTCTCATCCATCAATCAATATCCCTACGCTTTTACGCAAAAAACAAGATGGGACTTTTCCTATTTGGtctcttataatttttagtCCATACCTATATTTTGTTAGAATCTTTTCATTTCTACGCAGGTTTACTAGTGGGGAGGAGCCTTATAATGAGATTTGTGAGGGTGTTTATATTGGTGGGTGGCCTTATTCCGTTGATAAATTGCCACCTGGTAATCCTGCTATTATAGATTGTACTTGTGAGTTTCCTAGAAAAGAGGAGTTCAAAGGGCGTTCTTATTTGTGTCTTCCAACTTGGGATACAAGGGCACCTCAGCCTGGAGAGATTGAATCTGCTGTCGAGTGGGCTAGCAGGAAAAGAGCTCAGAATGTGCCTGTTTTCATTCACTGTGCTTATG GTAGACAGTTCTTTCATGTCATAGTAATTTTGTACTTGCAATTGGTTTTATCTTGGTATAGGCGATCAGCAGTTAAGTGTCAGAATTCAG GTCATGGTAGAAGTGTCGCTGTAATGTGCGCACTGTTGGTGGCTCTAGGAGTGGTGGAAGATTGGAAAAAGGCTGAGCTATTCATAAGAGAAAGACGGCCTTATATTTCAATGAACTCCGTCCAATACAAGGCCTTGGAAGAATGGTCAAAGCACCGTTTATCTACTACTAGCATAGATGAAGTGAACTCAAGTTCTGCAGTCCCATCAACTTCTTCTGGACGCTCTCGAGCTGATAGGCCAAAAAACAGAAGTGGTTAG